A genomic region of Trichothermofontia sichuanensis B231 contains the following coding sequences:
- a CDS encoding photosystem I reaction center protein subunit XI, protein MTATRPLIGPANGDPQIGNLETPINSSGFSRAFINNLPAYRKGLSPLMRGLEVGLAHGYFIIGPWVKLGPLRDSDAAALGGLVSGIALILLASACLGAHGLVSYKGDEPSDSLHSARGWSEFTGGFFVGGMGGAFVAYFLLLNFSGIDAIFRGLVN, encoded by the coding sequence ATGACTGCAACTCGTCCACTCATCGGTCCTGCTAATGGGGACCCCCAAATCGGTAACCTGGAGACGCCAATCAATTCCTCTGGGTTTAGCCGTGCCTTTATTAACAACCTGCCCGCCTATCGCAAGGGGTTATCGCCCCTGATGCGGGGGTTGGAAGTGGGGTTGGCCCACGGTTATTTCATCATTGGTCCCTGGGTTAAACTGGGTCCCCTACGTGACTCGGATGCTGCCGCCTTGGGAGGTCTGGTTTCCGGGATTGCCTTGATCCTGCTGGCTTCTGCCTGCCTAGGTGCCCACGGTTTGGTTTCCTACAAGGGCGATGAGCCGTCCGATTCCCTGCATAGCGCACGGGGTTGGAGTGAATTCACGGGGGGTTTCTTTGTGGGCGGTATGGGGGGAGCTTTTGTGGCTTACTTCCTGCTGCTTAACTTTAGTGGCATTGATGCCATCTTCCGAGGGCTTGTTAATTAA
- the psaJ gene encoding photosystem I reaction center subunit IX — MQRFLASAPVVTAIWLTITAGILIEFNRFYPDLLFHPLR, encoded by the coding sequence ATGCAACGATTTCTGGCCTCGGCTCCCGTGGTTACAGCCATCTGGCTAACGATCACGGCAGGAATTCTGATTGAATTCAACCGTTTCTATCCTGACCTCCTCTTCCATCCCCTGCGTTGA
- a CDS encoding DUF4149 domain-containing protein codes for MAIMSNLELKERDWRSLALLTLGFWLSGSLLLDLVVMPVLYTTGMMSDANFATTGYTLFQVFNHIEVFCAALVLTAVLVFRYLHTRVLHRVANWENWSVFLAIALLSVALLFNYLLTPQMGALGIQLNLFQPVTETPSGMDQLHGIYWTLEMLKLVAGGVLLGLIYRHDR; via the coding sequence ATGGCAATAATGTCTAATCTTGAACTGAAGGAGCGCGACTGGCGATCGCTGGCGCTCCTGACCCTAGGCTTTTGGCTCAGCGGGAGTCTGCTGCTGGATTTGGTGGTCATGCCCGTCCTGTATACTACGGGAATGATGAGCGATGCCAATTTTGCTACCACGGGTTATACCCTTTTCCAGGTGTTTAACCATATTGAGGTGTTCTGTGCAGCGCTCGTATTGACGGCTGTCCTAGTGTTCCGGTATCTGCATACCCGTGTTCTCCATCGCGTAGCGAACTGGGAAAACTGGTCGGTTTTCCTCGCGATCGCCCTGTTAAGCGTGGCCCTGCTCTTTAACTATTTGCTAACGCCCCAGATGGGTGCATTGGGGATTCAACTGAATCTATTTCAACCCGTTACGGAAACGCCGAGCGGCATGGACCAACTACACGGAATCTATTGGACATTAGAAATGCTGAAGTTGGTTGCGGGCGGAGTGCTTCTAGGGTTAATTTATCGCCACGATCGCTAA
- a CDS encoding Cof-type HAD-IIB family hydrolase, which translates to MTAPRPPVERPRTIRLLVLDIDGTIAGESNTIREPVLAAIRAAQATGVQVAIATGRMFCSALRFHQAVGSQLPLIAYQGALIKDPQTQVVHRHWPIDRAMTARILDDLEQSQWRSALSIHFYLDDRLHVRDLSPVTQLYLERSDIEPVVVGDLRRLLPEEPTKILALSDDPDLIADLMAHLRQRYSPAELYLTRSVATFFEATHPAVNKGTAVRYLAEELLGIPASEVMAIGDNFNDVEMLQYAGFSVAMGNAPPEVQAMADWVAPGVEADGVAAAIAEFLL; encoded by the coding sequence ATGACTGCGCCCCGTCCTCCGGTAGAGAGGCCGAGGACCATCCGTTTACTGGTGTTGGACATTGACGGCACGATCGCGGGGGAGTCTAACACGATTCGGGAACCTGTTTTGGCGGCGATCCGGGCAGCCCAAGCTACAGGCGTACAGGTGGCGATCGCGACGGGGCGGATGTTTTGTTCTGCCCTGCGGTTTCACCAGGCGGTGGGTTCCCAGTTACCCCTGATTGCCTACCAGGGGGCTTTGATCAAGGACCCCCAGACCCAAGTGGTGCATCGCCATTGGCCCATTGATCGGGCGATGACGGCCCGGATTCTGGATGACTTGGAACAGTCTCAGTGGCGATCGGCGCTGTCGATCCATTTTTATCTGGACGATCGGCTCCATGTCCGTGATCTCTCGCCCGTGACCCAACTGTATTTAGAACGGAGTGACATTGAACCGGTGGTCGTGGGTGATCTGCGGCGGTTGCTCCCCGAAGAACCGACTAAAATCCTAGCCTTGAGCGATGATCCTGACCTGATTGCTGATCTTATGGCCCACCTGCGCCAGCGCTATAGCCCCGCCGAACTGTACCTCACCCGCTCAGTGGCAACGTTTTTTGAGGCCACCCACCCTGCCGTTAATAAGGGAACTGCTGTGCGCTATCTGGCTGAGGAGTTACTGGGTATTCCCGCTAGTGAGGTGATGGCGATCGGGGATAATTTCAACGATGTGGAAATGTTGCAATATGCGGGTTTTAGTGTGGCGATGGGCAATGCGCCGCCAGAAGTCCAGGCAATGGCGGATTGGGTAGCCCCCGGTGTGGAAGCGGATGGGGTCGCTGCCGCGATCGCAGAATTTTTACTGTAG
- a CDS encoding M16 family metallopeptidase produces MPLMQIIRRLNPRSLLWGCLGCLMGLALFLAHVPISWAITPRHYTDLDFAPLPTLPLPDMTHFTLANGISVYLIENHNLPLVSGLALFRTGERQEPVDRVGVADLTGMVLRTGGTQHHSGDAINALLEQRAATIETDINTVLGSASFSALSEDLPWLISLLAEILQEPIFAQDKIDFAKAQLRGAIARRNDTPREISQREFAKLLYGADSPYARTLEYTDLDRLQRQDLITFYQQSFRPERMILGIVGDFDVAHVRSLLQQQFGNWQGHPDVPPLPDPPPVYPAQAEGVFTVEQPQLTQSFVQMGHLGGRLDSPDYPALDVLNGVLNGFGGRLGNEVRARQGLAYSVYAVWSPAYDYPGLFVAGGQTRSETTVPFIEAIRSQLERLQTTPITPAELAYAKDSVLNSFVFNFASPSQILSRRLRYDYFGYPPDTLFRYQQGLARTTIADIQRVARTYLNLNKLVTLVVGNSPAMQPPLESLSFAKSVTAIDITIPPPAS; encoded by the coding sequence ATGCCATTGATGCAAATAATACGACGGTTAAACCCGCGATCGCTGCTGTGGGGCTGTCTGGGGTGTCTGATGGGGCTGGCACTCTTCCTTGCTCATGTTCCTATCTCCTGGGCAATCACGCCTCGCCACTACACCGACTTGGACTTTGCGCCCCTCCCGACTCTGCCACTGCCCGACATGACCCACTTCACCCTGGCAAATGGGATCAGTGTCTATCTGATCGAAAACCATAATTTGCCGCTGGTGAGTGGGCTAGCCCTATTCCGCACGGGAGAACGTCAAGAGCCGGTCGATCGCGTCGGCGTGGCCGATCTCACGGGCATGGTTCTGCGGACAGGGGGAACTCAGCATCACAGTGGAGATGCGATCAATGCGCTGTTAGAACAGCGAGCGGCCACAATCGAAACCGACATCAATACCGTATTGGGGTCAGCTAGCTTTAGTGCCCTGAGTGAAGATCTCCCCTGGCTTATTTCCCTATTGGCGGAAATTCTCCAGGAACCCATCTTTGCCCAGGATAAGATCGACTTTGCGAAGGCCCAATTACGGGGGGCGATCGCCCGCCGTAATGATACCCCAAGGGAGATTAGCCAGCGGGAATTTGCCAAGCTGCTCTACGGGGCAGACAGCCCCTATGCACGCACGCTGGAGTATACCGATCTGGATCGCCTGCAGCGCCAGGATTTAATTACCTTTTATCAGCAGTCATTTCGCCCAGAAAGGATGATTTTGGGCATCGTTGGGGATTTTGACGTAGCCCACGTGCGATCGCTGCTCCAACAGCAGTTTGGTAATTGGCAGGGGCATCCGGATGTTCCCCCGCTCCCTGACCCGCCCCCTGTCTACCCAGCCCAGGCGGAGGGAGTCTTTACGGTTGAGCAGCCCCAATTGACTCAAAGCTTTGTGCAGATGGGGCATTTGGGCGGTCGCCTCGACAGCCCCGACTATCCGGCTCTGGATGTGTTAAATGGGGTCTTGAATGGGTTCGGCGGACGTCTAGGTAATGAGGTGCGAGCGCGCCAAGGCTTAGCCTACTCCGTCTATGCAGTTTGGAGTCCGGCCTATGATTATCCTGGTCTATTTGTGGCCGGGGGCCAGACGCGATCGGAGACCACCGTCCCCTTCATTGAGGCAATTCGATCGCAACTGGAACGGCTCCAAACCACACCCATCACCCCGGCAGAACTCGCTTATGCCAAGGATTCTGTCCTGAACTCCTTCGTGTTCAATTTTGCCAGTCCCAGCCAGATCCTCTCGCGGCGCTTACGCTATGACTATTTCGGCTATCCGCCCGACACTCTATTCCGCTACCAGCAAGGCCTAGCACGGACAACGATCGCGGATATTCAGCGGGTCGCCCGTACCTACCTAAACCTCAATAAGTTGGTAACATTAGTGGTGGGCAACTCGCCGGCAATGCAACCGCCCCTGGAGTCCCTCAGCTTTGCAAAGTCGGTGACGGCGATCGACATTACAATTCCACCCCCCGCCTCCTGA
- the tsaD gene encoding tRNA (adenosine(37)-N6)-threonylcarbamoyltransferase complex transferase subunit TsaD yields MGTVLAIETSCDETAVAIVKNRKVLSSIVSAQLDLHRQYGGVVPEVASRQHLEWVNPAIAQALAAAQVDWTAIDGIAATCAPGLVGALLVGMTAAKTLAMLYQKPFLGVHHLEGHIYAAYLSDADLQPPFLCLLVSGGHTSLIRVQDYGQYEVLGQTRDDAAGEAFDKVARLLDLGYPGGPAIDRLAAVGDPQAFPLPEGKVSLPEGGFHPYDCSFSGLKTAMRRLVAQVRQERAVFPVADLAASFQYTVVRALTRRTIACARDYGLETIVVGGGVAANRGLRAQLQAAAEEHQLRVLFPPMQFCTDNGAMIAAAAVAHLDRGRYSPLTLAAQSRLPITAVMELYASRCQPGPKMLIQGG; encoded by the coding sequence ATGGGCACTGTCCTCGCAATTGAAACAAGTTGTGACGAAACAGCGGTCGCAATTGTAAAGAATAGAAAAGTTTTAAGTAGTATTGTTTCAGCCCAACTCGATCTTCACCGCCAGTATGGAGGGGTGGTGCCAGAGGTGGCGTCGCGACAACATCTGGAATGGGTGAATCCTGCGATTGCCCAGGCGTTGGCTGCGGCGCAGGTAGATTGGACGGCGATCGATGGGATTGCGGCTACCTGTGCGCCTGGGTTGGTGGGGGCCTTACTGGTAGGGATGACAGCGGCCAAAACCCTGGCGATGCTTTACCAAAAGCCGTTTCTGGGCGTCCACCATCTGGAGGGTCATATCTATGCGGCTTATTTGAGCGACGCAGACCTTCAGCCACCGTTCCTGTGTTTGCTGGTTTCGGGGGGGCATACGAGCCTGATCCGGGTGCAGGATTATGGCCAGTATGAGGTGTTGGGCCAAACCCGTGATGATGCGGCGGGGGAAGCCTTTGATAAGGTGGCACGCTTGTTGGATTTGGGCTATCCAGGGGGGCCGGCGATCGATCGGCTGGCGGCGGTGGGCGATCCCCAGGCGTTTCCCTTGCCGGAGGGTAAAGTTTCTTTACCCGAGGGGGGCTTCCACCCCTATGATTGCAGCTTTAGCGGTTTGAAGACAGCGATGCGACGGCTAGTGGCCCAAGTGCGCCAGGAACGGGCAGTTTTTCCGGTGGCGGACCTAGCGGCGAGTTTTCAGTACACTGTGGTGCGGGCGTTAACGCGGCGGACGATCGCCTGTGCGCGGGATTATGGCTTGGAGACGATTGTTGTGGGGGGGGGAGTCGCTGCGAACCGGGGACTCCGAGCGCAACTCCAAGCAGCGGCAGAGGAACACCAATTACGGGTCCTGTTTCCCCCGATGCAGTTCTGTACGGATAATGGGGCGATGATTGCAGCAGCAGCGGTGGCCCATCTTGATCGTGGTCGTTACTCCCCCCTAACTCTCGCAGCCCAGTCGCGCCTACCGATTACTGCCGTCATGGAACTTTATGCCTCCCGTTGCCAACCAGGCCCAAAGATGCTAATTCAGGGGGGGTAA
- a CDS encoding phosphoadenylyl-sulfate reductase, whose translation MFDIERAREELTGLDAKQIIEWADVTFGPGLVLSTSFGIQSAVMLHLVTQVIPKIPVIWVDTGYLPPETYRFAEELTKRLDLNLKVYQSPMSPARMEALHGRLWEAGTVEALNLYDRIRKVEPMQRALRELNATAWLAGLRQGQTEHRKSLSVIEQQSGLYKILPIITWSAKDVYEYLMAHDLPYHPLFDQGYTTVGDWHSSRPLLATDAHERDTRFQGLKQECGLHLPLTPNEAESLNSSSL comes from the coding sequence GTGTTTGACATCGAGCGGGCACGGGAAGAACTCACCGGCCTAGACGCCAAACAGATCATCGAATGGGCGGATGTCACCTTCGGCCCTGGCCTTGTCCTCAGCACCAGCTTTGGGATCCAGTCTGCTGTCATGTTGCACTTGGTTACTCAGGTGATACCAAAAATTCCGGTGATTTGGGTGGACACGGGTTATCTGCCACCTGAGACCTATCGGTTTGCGGAAGAATTAACCAAGCGGTTAGACCTCAATCTGAAGGTGTACCAATCCCCCATGAGTCCGGCCCGGATGGAGGCCCTGCATGGACGCCTGTGGGAAGCAGGGACGGTAGAAGCCTTAAACCTGTACGATCGTATCCGGAAAGTGGAACCCATGCAGCGCGCCCTTCGCGAACTCAACGCCACGGCCTGGCTAGCGGGTCTACGACAGGGCCAAACGGAGCACCGCAAGTCCCTATCCGTCATCGAGCAACAATCTGGTCTCTACAAAATTTTGCCCATCATTACCTGGAGTGCCAAGGACGTCTACGAGTACTTGATGGCCCATGACTTGCCCTACCATCCTCTCTTTGACCAGGGCTATACCACCGTCGGGGATTGGCACTCTAGCCGCCCCCTGTTGGCAACCGATGCGCATGAACGGGACACCCGCTTCCAAGGCCTCAAGCAGGAATGCGGCTTACACCTGCCTTTAACACCGAACGAAGCGGAAAGCCTGAACTCCAGCTCGCTCTAG
- a CDS encoding GumC family protein — protein MTYSNPSLPEKNGIPQPPPNWPPPGTGGPLGPPIANDVDLTQILQALRRRILLLVSVAACVSAVVWYRGAQIVPQYEGQFRLLVEPVANEDPLPQILSEMTNGSVGRRDRLDYETQIQVLRSPEILGPILQTLQTQYPQVTYETLSQGLTIVRLQETKILEIRYRHPDPQQIKAVLDQLAQGYLRHSLLERQTSLSQGIQFVEAQIPLMQARVNRLQATLQTLRQQYALIDPSTKATELETQLSTLESQRLEVQLQLQAARQRLASLSQPETAIATLRSDSLYQNLLEQLRTVDGQIAAELARSRANSPPIRALQRQRANLLPQLYQEAERTLGGQLAVAAHEYQVLQSRQQTLLAVERRLRQQLEQLPVLFRFNTDLQRELTLATEGLTRLLAARERLLLDAAQREVPWQLLVTPEVPRRPVEPNIPRQLLLGAIAGLLAGGAAVFLAEKLDEAIQTLEDLQQITRVPLLGVIPFSDHLAQEQRLIHLEDLPTPPTTREPHRGLGRENGYRHYKLVPFLEAFRSLWMVISLLGNLSPIRSLVISSAAPAEGKSTVALNLAQAAAVMEKRILLVDADLRRPQLHRVLNLPNDQGLSTLLTTEAPPNEMVQSIPQEKNLFVLTAGPSPRDPSRLLGSRRMQDIVQTFERQFDVVIYDTPPLLGFSDAQVLAPYTSGLVVVMGLGKTKRSGLTRVISNLKTAQIPLIGMIANGVKRVAAAGYSYGGYYYRYYHRQPPSPEEHPPSMGAQ, from the coding sequence ATGACCTACTCCAACCCTTCCTTACCCGAAAAAAATGGGATTCCCCAGCCCCCGCCTAATTGGCCACCGCCGGGGACTGGGGGACCCCTAGGACCGCCGATCGCCAATGACGTGGATCTCACCCAGATCTTGCAGGCCCTACGGCGGCGGATATTGCTGCTGGTGAGCGTGGCCGCCTGTGTGAGTGCGGTGGTTTGGTATCGAGGTGCCCAGATTGTGCCCCAGTATGAGGGCCAGTTTCGCTTGTTGGTCGAACCCGTGGCGAATGAGGACCCGTTGCCCCAAATCTTGAGTGAGATGACCAATGGCAGTGTGGGACGCCGCGATCGCCTGGACTATGAAACGCAGATCCAGGTGTTGCGCAGTCCGGAAATTTTGGGACCGATTCTACAAACGCTCCAAACCCAATATCCCCAGGTAACCTATGAGACGTTGAGCCAGGGGTTGACGATCGTCCGGCTTCAGGAAACCAAGATCCTGGAAATTCGCTACCGTCACCCAGACCCACAGCAGATTAAAGCGGTGTTGGATCAGTTGGCCCAAGGGTACCTGCGCCACAGTCTGCTCGAACGGCAAACCTCGCTGAGCCAGGGGATTCAGTTTGTGGAAGCCCAGATCCCGCTGATGCAGGCGCGGGTGAATCGGTTACAGGCGACGCTCCAAACTCTCCGGCAACAGTATGCCTTGATCGATCCCAGCACCAAGGCGACGGAACTGGAAACCCAACTGAGTACGCTGGAAAGTCAACGGCTGGAGGTGCAACTCCAACTGCAAGCGGCTCGGCAACGCTTGGCCAGTCTGAGTCAGCCCGAAACAGCGATCGCAACCCTGCGATCGGATTCCCTCTATCAGAACCTATTAGAGCAGTTGCGCACCGTGGATGGGCAGATTGCCGCCGAGTTGGCGCGATCGCGGGCCAACAGTCCCCCGATTCGGGCACTACAACGCCAGCGGGCGAATCTCTTACCCCAGCTTTACCAGGAAGCCGAGCGTACCCTGGGGGGACAATTAGCGGTGGCAGCCCATGAGTACCAGGTCCTCCAGAGTCGGCAGCAAACCCTACTCGCGGTCGAACGTCGCCTGCGGCAACAGTTGGAGCAACTTCCGGTACTGTTTCGGTTTAACACGGATCTACAACGGGAACTGACACTGGCGACGGAGGGACTGACCCGGTTACTAGCAGCCCGTGAGCGGTTGCTGCTGGATGCTGCCCAACGGGAGGTCCCCTGGCAACTGTTGGTAACGCCGGAGGTCCCCCGCCGTCCGGTGGAGCCGAATATCCCCCGGCAGTTACTTCTGGGGGCGATCGCGGGTCTGTTGGCCGGGGGGGCAGCCGTGTTTCTGGCAGAGAAGCTGGACGAGGCGATCCAGACGCTAGAGGATCTGCAACAGATAACGCGGGTACCGCTATTAGGAGTGATTCCTTTCAGTGATCACTTGGCCCAGGAACAGCGGTTAATCCACCTAGAGGATTTGCCCACCCCACCGACGACGCGGGAGCCACACCGAGGACTGGGACGGGAGAACGGCTATCGGCATTACAAGCTGGTGCCATTTCTGGAGGCGTTTCGATCGCTGTGGATGGTGATCTCGCTCTTAGGGAATCTCAGCCCGATCCGGTCCTTAGTGATTAGCTCAGCGGCTCCGGCAGAAGGCAAGTCAACGGTAGCCCTGAACCTGGCCCAGGCAGCAGCAGTCATGGAAAAGCGGATTCTGCTGGTCGATGCGGATCTGCGGCGGCCCCAGCTGCATCGCGTGCTCAATCTGCCCAATGATCAGGGCCTGAGTACACTGCTGACCACGGAAGCACCGCCCAACGAGATGGTGCAGTCAATTCCCCAGGAGAAAAATCTGTTTGTGCTGACGGCAGGCCCCTCTCCCCGTGATCCCTCGCGGTTATTGGGGTCGCGGCGGATGCAGGACATTGTGCAGACGTTTGAGCGTCAGTTTGATGTCGTGATTTATGATACGCCGCCACTGTTGGGATTCTCGGATGCCCAAGTGCTAGCCCCCTATACCAGTGGCCTAGTGGTCGTGATGGGCCTGGGGAAGACGAAGCGATCGGGTCTAACCCGTGTGATCAGTAATCTCAAAACGGCGCAAATCCCGCTGATTGGCATGATTGCCAATGGGGTGAAGCGGGTCGCTGCCGCAGGATATTCCTACGGTGGCTACTACTATCGCTATTACCACCGCCAACCCCCCAGCCCGGAGGAACACCCCCCCTCAATGGGTGCTCAGTAG
- a CDS encoding Uma2 family endonuclease, giving the protein MLQLPQPPKPTVIYPDSDGRAMADNTKQFRWIVVIQQNLEWWFAADPNVFVAGDLLWYPVEGNNKIRMAPDVMVVLGRPKGDRGSYRQWEEDNLPPQVVFEILSPGNTRAEMNHKLLFYDRFGVEEYYLYDPDQHELSGWLRREEFLDVIDPIDNWVSPRLQIRFEMGASDLHIFRPDGQPFLTYVEIARQVEQERQRAEQERQRAEQERQRAEQAEAKAKRLADRLRQMGIDADQV; this is encoded by the coding sequence ATGCTCCAGTTACCTCAACCACCCAAGCCAACGGTCATCTACCCCGACAGTGACGGCAGAGCAATGGCAGACAATACCAAACAATTTCGCTGGATTGTCGTGATTCAGCAAAATTTAGAGTGGTGGTTTGCCGCAGATCCCAATGTGTTCGTGGCCGGTGATTTACTCTGGTATCCAGTGGAAGGCAACAACAAAATCCGTATGGCCCCGGATGTTATGGTCGTCCTAGGCCGTCCTAAGGGCGATCGCGGTTCCTATCGGCAGTGGGAAGAAGATAATCTGCCCCCGCAAGTGGTCTTTGAAATTCTTTCACCCGGGAATACCCGCGCCGAGATGAATCATAAGTTATTGTTCTACGATCGCTTTGGCGTGGAGGAATACTACCTGTACGATCCCGATCAGCATGAATTGAGTGGCTGGCTACGTCGGGAGGAGTTCCTAGATGTCATCGACCCGATCGATAACTGGGTTAGCCCCCGGTTGCAAATCCGGTTTGAGATGGGAGCAAGCGACCTCCACATTTTTCGCCCTGATGGACAACCTTTTTTGACTTATGTAGAAATTGCTCGGCAGGTAGAGCAAGAGCGACAACGGGCTGAACAGGAACGCCAGCGCGCCGAACAGGAACGCCAACGGGCCGAACAAGCCGAAGCTAAAGCCAAACGATTGGCTGATCGCTTACGGCAGATGGGTATTGATGCTGATCAGGTCTAA
- a CDS encoding photosystem I reaction center subunit VIII encodes MTGDYAASFLPWILIPVVCWLMPAVVMGLLFIHIESDA; translated from the coding sequence ATGACTGGCGACTATGCAGCTTCGTTTTTGCCCTGGATTTTGATTCCAGTGGTGTGCTGGCTGATGCCGGCAGTGGTGATGGGTTTGCTCTTCATTCACATTGAAAGCGACGCCTAG
- a CDS encoding DUF4327 family protein has product MVNTLSVQYSLDVIQEEARQLVDRGLLSRQQPIYSLCQYIPAREWVCVECELERHNFLLRDRIGDLMGSENWDND; this is encoded by the coding sequence ATGGTTAACACATTATCGGTGCAATATTCCCTCGACGTGATCCAGGAGGAAGCGCGCCAGTTAGTTGATCGCGGTCTCCTTAGTCGCCAACAGCCAATTTATTCACTTTGTCAGTACATCCCCGCGCGGGAGTGGGTCTGTGTTGAGTGTGAATTAGAAAGACATAACTTCCTGCTGCGGGATCGAATTGGTGACTTAATGGGATCGGAAAACTGGGATAACGATTAG
- a CDS encoding DUF2808 domain-containing protein translates to MTRRWLSLIFSGLVATTAIAASDQPAAAVQLADGTTAFVQQPVLFDATTTQSTARAWSATYYFNMQLPAGASEPLQRVQIDQNQGVERIRYRLEETRAYAGSRSRRGEWLAIGQQVFDRRTGRLTVVFDPPIPPGTQFTLALRPVQNPLSGVYLLGVTAFPTGDRATPHFMGFGRLHFYSDWF, encoded by the coding sequence ATGACACGGCGTTGGCTTTCCCTTATCTTCAGTGGGTTGGTGGCAACGACGGCGATCGCGGCTAGCGACCAACCGGCGGCGGCGGTCCAGTTGGCGGATGGGACAACGGCCTTTGTGCAACAACCCGTCCTGTTTGACGCAACGACAACCCAAAGTACCGCTAGGGCTTGGTCAGCGACCTATTACTTCAATATGCAGTTGCCAGCGGGTGCCAGCGAACCGCTACAGCGGGTCCAGATTGACCAAAACCAGGGGGTTGAGCGAATTAGGTATCGCCTAGAGGAGACGCGGGCTTACGCAGGATCGCGATCGCGGCGGGGCGAATGGTTAGCAATTGGGCAGCAGGTGTTTGATCGTCGGACGGGGCGGTTGACGGTTGTCTTTGATCCCCCTATTCCACCGGGTACCCAGTTTACCCTTGCCCTCCGCCCGGTACAGAATCCGCTGAGTGGGGTTTACCTGCTCGGGGTAACGGCGTTTCCAACAGGCGATCGGGCAACGCCTCATTTTATGGGGTTTGGGCGGTTGCACTTTTATAGTGATTGGTTCTAA
- a CDS encoding Photosystem I reaction center subunit III, which yields MRRLFALVLAIFLWAAVVPTASADVAGLVPCSESSAFLQRAKNARPTTADPDSGKKRFERYSEALCGPEGLPHLIVDGRLSRAGDFLIPSVLFLYIAGWIGWVGRAYLQAAKKSSNPEEKEIIIDIPLAVSLSLTGFIWPLAALKEFTSGELIAKDEEVSVSPR from the coding sequence ATGCGAAGACTATTTGCTCTTGTACTGGCAATCTTTCTGTGGGCTGCCGTTGTTCCCACTGCATCCGCTGATGTAGCTGGACTCGTTCCCTGTAGCGAGTCCTCTGCATTTTTACAACGGGCAAAAAATGCACGACCAACGACTGCCGATCCGGATTCCGGCAAAAAGCGTTTTGAGCGTTACTCCGAAGCCCTTTGTGGGCCAGAGGGGTTACCCCATCTCATCGTCGATGGTCGTCTTAGCCGCGCTGGCGACTTTTTGATTCCCAGTGTTCTCTTCCTCTATATTGCCGGTTGGATTGGTTGGGTTGGTCGCGCCTACCTTCAGGCAGCGAAAAAGTCGAGCAATCCTGAAGAGAAGGAAATCATCATCGATATTCCCCTAGCGGTTAGCCTGTCCTTGACCGGCTTCATCTGGCCGTTAGCTGCGCTCAAGGAATTCACCTCAGGTGAATTGATCGCCAAGGACGAAGAGGTTTCCGTATCACCTCGCTAG